From a region of the Methylomonas rapida genome:
- a CDS encoding AMP-binding protein, protein MLKRFLHWLLTLLFRVKVNGLENYRQAGDRVLIIANHTSFLDPLLLGVFLPDDITFAINTQISQRWWLKPFLRLSKVFPMDPTHPISLKALIHHLQSDTKTVIFPEGRITVTGSMMKIYDGTGMVADKSGATLLPIRIDGAQYSHFSKLKNIVRLRWFPRITIHILPPTRIDTHGAFTGKARRKHSGHVLADIMTEMMFATSHYRQTLFSALLEARRTHGGQHIVAEDLERKPLSYDRLITGSIILGKLIKALTSPGETVGVLLPNSTKTLSVILGLQLYGRIPGMLNYSIGSAGMASACNTGKISIVLTSRKFIDMAHLGDEAARLSEHVKLAYLEDLAASLSPWDKLAGLIQAKTADYWYKSHFYDSDDAAVTLFTSGSEGAPKGVVLSHANVLANLQQVKARIDFNPTDVVLNFLPMFHSFGFTIGTLLPIMNGMTTFLYPSPLHYAIIPEMAYEVGATIMFGTNTFLAAYAKKAHPYDFFSLRYVVAGAEKLQESTRQMWLDKFGIRILEGYGATETSPVTSVNTAMDYKAGTVGRIMPDMLYKLEPVPGIEHGGKLHVAGPNIMKGYLLPDNPGVLVPPCSLYGEGWYDTGDIVDIDDEGFIKIQGRSKRFAKISGEMVSLTAVEQLASAAWPEAHHAAVGLPEAKKGEQVILLTTQRDASPKHLAEASPGVASINLPKKVFVVEKVPVLPTGKTDYIAATQLADSLLMAEN, encoded by the coding sequence ATGTTAAAACGATTTCTACACTGGCTGTTAACGTTACTATTCCGCGTCAAGGTCAACGGCCTTGAAAATTACCGTCAAGCCGGTGATCGGGTATTGATCATCGCCAATCATACCTCGTTTCTGGATCCACTTTTACTCGGCGTGTTTTTGCCGGATGACATCACCTTTGCGATCAATACGCAAATATCCCAGCGCTGGTGGCTGAAACCGTTTTTACGTCTGTCCAAGGTTTTCCCGATGGACCCTACCCACCCCATTTCCTTGAAAGCACTGATTCATCATTTGCAATCGGACACCAAAACCGTGATTTTTCCCGAAGGCCGCATCACGGTGACGGGTTCGATGATGAAAATCTACGATGGCACCGGCATGGTCGCCGACAAATCCGGCGCCACCTTGTTGCCGATTCGCATCGATGGCGCGCAATACTCGCATTTTTCCAAGCTGAAAAACATCGTGCGCTTGCGCTGGTTTCCTCGCATCACGATACACATCCTGCCGCCGACCCGTATCGACACCCACGGCGCTTTCACAGGCAAGGCCAGGCGTAAACACAGTGGCCACGTGCTGGCCGACATCATGACCGAAATGATGTTCGCCACCAGCCATTACCGGCAAACCCTGTTCTCGGCCTTGCTGGAAGCCCGGCGCACTCACGGCGGCCAGCATATCGTCGCCGAAGATTTGGAGCGGAAGCCGCTCAGTTACGACCGGTTGATCACGGGTAGCATTATCCTTGGCAAATTGATCAAAGCCTTGACCAGTCCCGGCGAAACGGTCGGCGTCTTGCTACCCAATTCCACCAAAACCTTGAGCGTCATTCTGGGTTTGCAACTCTACGGCCGGATACCGGGCATGCTGAATTATTCGATTGGTTCCGCAGGCATGGCCTCGGCTTGCAATACCGGCAAAATCAGCATCGTGCTGACCTCGCGCAAATTCATCGACATGGCGCACCTCGGCGACGAAGCGGCCCGCCTGTCGGAGCATGTCAAACTGGCCTATCTGGAAGATCTGGCCGCCTCGCTGTCGCCTTGGGATAAATTGGCCGGTCTGATCCAGGCCAAAACCGCCGATTACTGGTACAAGAGCCATTTCTACGATTCCGACGATGCCGCCGTAACGCTATTCACCTCCGGCTCGGAAGGGGCGCCGAAAGGCGTGGTGCTGTCGCACGCGAACGTGCTGGCCAACCTCCAGCAGGTCAAGGCGCGCATCGATTTCAATCCGACCGACGTGGTGCTGAATTTCCTGCCGATGTTCCATTCGTTCGGCTTCACGATAGGCACGCTGCTACCGATCATGAACGGCATGACCACATTCCTGTATCCATCGCCGCTGCATTACGCGATCATCCCGGAAATGGCCTACGAGGTCGGAGCCACCATCATGTTCGGCACCAACACCTTCCTGGCCGCTTATGCAAAGAAAGCCCATCCTTACGATTTTTTCAGCCTGCGCTATGTCGTGGCCGGCGCGGAAAAACTGCAGGAAAGCACGCGGCAAATGTGGCTGGACAAATTCGGCATCCGCATTTTGGAAGGCTACGGCGCCACCGAAACCTCGCCGGTGACTTCGGTCAACACCGCGATGGACTACAAGGCCGGCACCGTCGGCCGCATCATGCCGGACATGCTGTACAAACTGGAACCCGTGCCCGGCATCGAACACGGCGGCAAATTGCATGTGGCGGGCCCCAACATCATGAAAGGCTATCTATTGCCCGACAATCCCGGCGTGCTGGTACCGCCCTGCTCGCTGTACGGCGAAGGCTGGTACGATACTGGCGACATCGTCGACATCGATGATGAAGGCTTCATCAAGATTCAAGGCCGCAGCAAGCGTTTCGCCAAGATCAGCGGCGAGATGGTGTCCTTGACCGCCGTGGAACAACTGGCCAGCGCGGCCTGGCCAGAGGCTCACCATGCCGCCGTCGGCCTGCCGGAAGCCAAGAAGGGCGAACAGGTGATTTTATTGACCACGCAGCGCGACGCCAGTCCCAAACACCTGGCAGAAGCCTCGCCCGGCGTGGCATCGATCAACCTGCCAAAAAAAGTATTCGTCGTGGAAAAAGTACCCGTACTGCCGACCGGCAAAACCGATTACATCGCCGCAACCCAATTAGCCGATAGCCTGCTGATGGCGGAGAATTAA
- a CDS encoding YidB family protein has product MDINSLLQSGAQLFKDKLDTDRDGQIETTEIASALMSLLGNQQGQLDLSSIISSMQGGNSQDLMALAASWLGKGENAPVSGNQLEQIFGHEKIAAFAKQLGISETSALSGLQQAIPNVIDKASPEGSLADLGGQLLNSVGGVSGVMNAVGKLFGQKT; this is encoded by the coding sequence ATGGATATCAATTCTCTGCTGCAAAGCGGTGCACAATTATTTAAAGACAAACTCGACACCGATCGCGACGGCCAGATAGAAACAACTGAAATCGCCTCGGCGCTGATGAGCTTATTGGGTAACCAACAGGGCCAATTGGACCTGTCTTCCATCATCTCCAGCATGCAAGGTGGCAATAGCCAGGATCTGATGGCGCTGGCGGCATCCTGGCTCGGTAAGGGTGAAAACGCGCCGGTTTCCGGGAATCAGCTGGAACAAATCTTTGGCCACGAAAAAATCGCCGCTTTCGCCAAGCAATTGGGCATCAGCGAAACTTCGGCGCTGAGCGGCTTGCAGCAGGCGATTCCCAACGTTATCGACAAGGCTTCACCCGAAGGTTCGCTCGCCGATCTTGGTGGGCAGCTTTTGAACAGCGTCGGTGGCGTCAGCGGTGTCATGAATGCGGTCGGCAAACTATTCGGTCAAAAAACCTGA
- the lysM gene encoding peptidoglycan-binding protein LysM, with the protein MGLFDFALNIGKKLFGAENEAPAALQKAIEEDNPGIENLQVQVKDGKAVLSGTAKSAEALEKAVLIAGNVQGIENVDAAGVKIADGSAVASDDQFYTIEKGDTLWKIAEHAYGNGAKYQKIFEANREVIKDPDKIYPGQKIRIPKNL; encoded by the coding sequence ATGGGCTTATTCGACTTTGCGCTGAATATCGGCAAAAAGCTATTCGGCGCCGAAAATGAAGCACCCGCCGCATTACAAAAAGCCATCGAAGAAGACAATCCGGGTATCGAAAACTTGCAGGTGCAAGTCAAGGACGGCAAAGCCGTTCTGAGCGGTACCGCAAAATCCGCTGAGGCCTTGGAAAAAGCCGTGCTGATCGCCGGTAACGTGCAAGGCATTGAAAATGTCGATGCCGCCGGCGTAAAGATCGCTGACGGCAGTGCAGTGGCAAGTGACGACCAATTCTATACGATAGAAAAAGGCGACACACTGTGGAAAATCGCCGAACACGCGTATGGAAACGGTGCCAAATATCAAAAGATTTTCGAGGCCAATCGGGAAGTCATCAAAGACCCAGACAAGATTTATCCCGGCCAAAAAATCCGTATTCCCAAAAATCTTTGA
- a CDS encoding single-stranded DNA-binding protein, translated as MLNKVMLIGRLGADPEIRYMPSGDPIATIRLATTRRWRDRNTNERKEETEWHRVVFFSGLAKTVGEYLKKGSQVYVEGRIRTQKWQGQDGQDRYTTEIVADAMNMLDSRSGGTASYSDNTPPANSYDNRPSAPAGPQSAPPAYDDFDDDIPF; from the coding sequence ATGTTGAACAAAGTCATGTTGATCGGCCGACTTGGTGCTGATCCGGAAATTCGCTATATGCCCAGTGGTGATCCGATTGCGACCATCCGCCTGGCGACGACTCGGCGATGGCGCGATCGCAATACCAATGAGCGCAAGGAAGAAACCGAATGGCATCGGGTGGTATTTTTTAGCGGTTTGGCAAAAACCGTTGGGGAATACTTGAAGAAGGGCAGTCAGGTCTATGTGGAAGGCCGTATCCGCACCCAGAAATGGCAGGGCCAGGACGGGCAAGACAGATACACGACCGAAATCGTCGCCGATGCGATGAATATGCTGGATAGCCGTAGCGGTGGCACCGCCAGTTACTCCGATAATACGCCACCTGCCAACAGCTATGACAATCGTCCATCGGCACCTGCCGGTCCGCAATCGGCGCCGCCAGCGTATGACGATTTCGATGATGATATACCGTTTTAA
- a CDS encoding Hsp20/alpha crystallin family protein, producing MSSLTPFVSRSLFDDLFRDINPGYFIKPLHGDPLPSQIKVDVKENPNEFIVEAEIPGAGKDNIHVNIDGNVVSIRAEISQVDSETKEDKLLRSERYYGEVSRSFQLPSDIDEASSKARYDNGILTLNLVKKQKQAGQRMTIE from the coding sequence ATGAGTAGCTTAACCCCATTCGTAAGTCGCAGTTTGTTTGATGATTTGTTTCGGGACATCAATCCTGGCTATTTTATCAAGCCGTTACATGGCGATCCGTTACCGTCGCAAATCAAGGTCGATGTAAAGGAAAATCCAAACGAGTTTATCGTCGAAGCGGAAATTCCGGGCGCGGGCAAGGATAACATTCATGTCAATATCGATGGCAACGTAGTCAGCATTCGCGCCGAAATCAGCCAAGTCGATAGCGAAACCAAAGAAGACAAGTTATTGCGGAGTGAGCGCTACTACGGCGAAGTATCGCGCAGCTTTCAACTGCCGTCCGATATCGACGAAGCCAGCAGCAAGGCTCGTTATGATAACGGGATCTTGACGCTGAATCTGGTGAAAAAGCAAAAGCAGGCCGGTCAGCGCATGACCATCGAATAA
- the yfbR gene encoding 5'-deoxynucleotidase encodes MQETGIKSSFYAYLSRLRWIKRWGLKRNAHEENVMEHSWEVAVIAHTLALIKNRYFQGSVDANAVAAAALYHDITEVITGDLPTPIKYHSPAILHAYKQIELQAEIELLKLLPDELEEDFRPLIQHDKLSIEHQQIIKAADKISAYLKCQAELKAGNTEFELAAQQLAQNIHALQQPEVVFFMQAFAPSCGLTLDGLMQTH; translated from the coding sequence ATGCAAGAAACCGGTATCAAGAGCAGTTTTTACGCTTACCTGTCAAGGCTCAGATGGATCAAACGCTGGGGCTTGAAGCGCAACGCCCACGAAGAGAATGTCATGGAGCATAGCTGGGAAGTCGCCGTCATCGCCCACACGCTGGCATTGATCAAAAACCGCTACTTCCAAGGCAGTGTCGATGCCAATGCCGTTGCCGCCGCGGCCTTGTATCACGACATTACCGAAGTGATCACGGGCGATCTGCCCACCCCGATCAAATACCACTCGCCGGCGATTTTGCATGCCTACAAACAGATTGAACTTCAGGCCGAAATCGAACTACTAAAACTATTGCCCGATGAGTTAGAAGAGGACTTTAGGCCACTGATTCAACATGACAAATTATCCATTGAGCACCAGCAGATCATCAAGGCGGCCGATAAAATTTCCGCTTACTTGAAATGCCAGGCCGAGCTGAAAGCCGGTAATACCGAGTTTGAACTGGCCGCGCAGCAATTGGCGCAAAACATCCATGCGCTACAACAACCCGAGGTCGTATTTTTCATGCAAGCCTTTGCGCCGAGTTGCGGCTTGACGCTGGATGGCTTGATGCAAACCCATTGA
- the lplT gene encoding lysophospholipid transporter LplT, translated as MSKHIYSLLIAQFLSAFADNAILFTVIALVMQHPEAPGWYVPALQSVFLVAFVLLAPWVGTFADNQAKSRVLIIANLIKAAGAGLLLLKVEPLIAYCIVGVGAALYSPAKYGILPELARHDCLVKANSWIEGSTILAILTGMVVGAKVADYSTSWALLGTIALFLISAATTVLLPSNVSRKEVTGSKVMQFFQEVRSFLSLPRSRFAVLGASLFWAAAACVRVIIVAWAPLVLMSHNASDIANLTLFLALGIIAGSALVPHLIPLEHLRRARIPAYFMALLIMGLGFTDEIWPARIVLFLMGTAGGMFIVPVNAALQELGQQSIGSGGAVAMQNFFQNAAMLLSVGGYTFAASLRVGPIEALLALGALLLLTIFLVVSRLPNNQATTIPE; from the coding sequence ATGAGCAAACACATCTATTCCCTGCTGATCGCCCAATTTTTGTCGGCCTTTGCGGATAACGCGATATTGTTTACCGTGATCGCATTGGTGATGCAACACCCCGAGGCGCCCGGCTGGTATGTACCGGCCTTGCAAAGCGTATTCCTGGTCGCATTCGTGCTGCTGGCCCCTTGGGTAGGCACATTCGCCGACAACCAGGCCAAATCGCGGGTACTGATCATCGCCAATCTGATCAAAGCCGCCGGCGCCGGATTGTTGTTGCTCAAGGTCGAGCCGTTGATCGCCTATTGCATCGTGGGTGTCGGCGCCGCGCTATACAGCCCGGCGAAATACGGCATTCTGCCGGAACTGGCCAGACATGACTGTTTGGTCAAGGCCAATAGCTGGATAGAAGGTTCGACGATTCTGGCGATTTTGACCGGCATGGTGGTCGGCGCCAAAGTTGCCGATTATTCCACCAGTTGGGCCTTGCTGGGAACCATTGCATTGTTTCTGATTTCGGCCGCTACCACGGTACTGTTGCCGAGCAACGTCAGCCGCAAGGAAGTTACTGGCTCGAAAGTCATGCAGTTTTTTCAGGAAGTACGCAGTTTTCTGTCGCTGCCGCGTTCGCGTTTTGCAGTTCTGGGAGCGTCGCTGTTTTGGGCCGCCGCGGCTTGCGTGCGGGTCATCATTGTAGCGTGGGCGCCTTTGGTATTGATGTCGCACAATGCTAGCGACATTGCCAATCTGACCTTGTTTTTGGCCCTGGGCATCATTGCCGGCTCGGCCTTGGTGCCGCATTTGATTCCATTGGAACATCTGCGCCGCGCCCGAATTCCGGCTTATTTCATGGCGCTGTTGATCATGGGCCTGGGCTTTACCGACGAAATCTGGCCGGCGCGTATCGTGTTGTTTTTGATGGGTACTGCGGGCGGCATGTTCATCGTGCCGGTCAATGCTGCACTACAGGAATTGGGGCAGCAAAGCATAGGCAGCGGCGGCGCGGTAGCGATGCAGAATTTCTTTCAAAATGCGGCGATGTTGTTATCGGTGGGAGGCTACACTTTCGCGGCTTCTTTACGGGTCGGCCCGATCGAGGCCTTGTTGGCGCTTGGCGCCCTGCTGTTGCTAACCATTTTCTTGGTGGTGTCGCGCTTGCCCAATAATCAAGCTACGACCATCCCTGAATGA
- a CDS encoding sll1863 family stress response protein, translating into MNKDELLGKIQSTIDEQQAKLTELKNKAMDESQEALDDIREAIADLEPKLEQAKAKAAEIADIADDKWDEVKDSLEEGWNEVSATIEKGWDSFTASVKSFFS; encoded by the coding sequence ATGAACAAAGATGAATTATTAGGCAAGATCCAATCCACTATCGACGAACAACAAGCAAAGCTCACCGAGCTGAAAAACAAGGCCATGGACGAGTCGCAAGAGGCGTTGGACGACATTCGCGAGGCCATCGCGGATTTGGAGCCCAAACTGGAGCAAGCCAAAGCGAAAGCCGCGGAAATCGCGGATATCGCCGACGACAAATGGGATGAGGTCAAGGATTCCCTGGAAGAAGGCTGGAACGAGGTTTCCGCAACCATTGAAAAAGGCTGGGATAGTTTCACCGCTTCGGTGAAATCGTTTTTCTCTTGA
- a CDS encoding TetR/AcrR family transcriptional regulator produces the protein MARRSEHTQEQIREMVLSAAENIVIDEGFNALTVRKVAMEIGYTVGSIYMVFENMDDLIMHVKGRTLDRLAEALRVEQVFESAEAHIQALAEIYLNFARQHYNRWRMIFEAINDVATPAWYQQKVRDIFLIIENVLQELRPQQTQEQISLAARALWSGVHGVCVLSLNGSLGRVGVEDAQATVALLVCGFIQGWS, from the coding sequence ATGGCCAGAAGAAGTGAGCATACTCAAGAGCAGATTCGGGAAATGGTGCTGAGTGCCGCCGAAAACATCGTCATTGACGAGGGCTTCAATGCGTTGACCGTACGCAAGGTGGCGATGGAAATCGGTTATACCGTCGGCAGCATTTATATGGTCTTCGAAAACATGGATGATTTGATCATGCATGTCAAAGGCCGAACGCTGGATCGCCTTGCGGAGGCCTTGCGTGTCGAGCAGGTCTTTGAGTCGGCCGAAGCGCATATCCAGGCCCTGGCCGAGATTTACTTGAATTTTGCCCGGCAGCATTACAACCGCTGGCGCATGATTTTCGAAGCCATCAACGATGTGGCCACGCCGGCATGGTATCAGCAAAAAGTGCGGGATATTTTCCTGATTATCGAAAACGTGCTGCAGGAATTACGCCCGCAACAGACTCAGGAGCAGATCAGTCTGGCGGCAAGGGCCTTGTGGAGCGGCGTGCACGGCGTGTGTGTCTTGTCTTTGAACGGTAGCCTGGGTCGAGTCGGCGTCGAAGACGCTCAGGCCACCGTTGCCTTGCTGGTATGCGGTTTCATTCAGGGATGGTCGTAG
- a CDS encoding LysR family transcriptional regulator, with the protein MHNMNWDDLRYFIEVVRSGNVTEAGLRLGVNQSTVSRRIAQLENQLGKALFDRTAKGWLITPVGEKIVMLAEEMANQANAIHRKIESDSEDVSGVIKLTVSDVCAKRFVFPVIRDFKRDYPDVDFVLIAAEEVLNLAGREADIAIHAIMEPPPNVVGKRICRLAYSVYGHPELVKNLSTEMPPCITWIGDGATLPNWITKNFPKLKRAYRTNSSVAMFEMCREGLGLALLPCSLADEADELVRVPVEHIESGYDVWVLSHVDLRTTARVRIFRDRMVEFLTNEIDLLEGRKPKINSWS; encoded by the coding sequence ATGCATAACATGAATTGGGACGATCTACGCTATTTCATCGAAGTGGTCCGCTCGGGCAATGTGACCGAAGCAGGCTTACGCCTCGGCGTTAATCAATCAACCGTAAGTCGCCGGATTGCTCAGCTGGAAAATCAATTAGGCAAAGCCTTGTTCGACCGAACAGCCAAAGGTTGGCTAATCACACCGGTTGGGGAAAAGATCGTTATGCTTGCCGAAGAAATGGCAAACCAAGCCAACGCCATTCATCGGAAAATAGAAAGCGATTCGGAAGACGTTTCGGGAGTCATCAAATTGACGGTTTCCGATGTTTGCGCCAAGCGATTCGTATTCCCTGTCATCCGCGATTTCAAACGCGACTATCCTGATGTCGATTTCGTGTTGATTGCTGCCGAAGAAGTCTTGAATCTAGCTGGCCGCGAGGCCGACATTGCGATTCACGCCATTATGGAGCCACCGCCGAATGTGGTGGGCAAACGCATCTGTCGGCTTGCCTATTCTGTCTACGGTCACCCGGAATTAGTGAAAAACCTGTCAACTGAAATGCCGCCCTGCATCACTTGGATAGGTGATGGCGCCACCTTACCCAATTGGATAACGAAAAACTTTCCGAAACTCAAACGGGCATATCGGACGAATTCCAGCGTAGCCATGTTTGAAATGTGCCGGGAAGGTTTGGGCTTGGCTTTGCTGCCTTGTTCGCTGGCCGATGAAGCGGATGAGTTGGTCCGTGTCCCAGTCGAGCATATCGAATCCGGTTATGACGTATGGGTTCTCAGTCATGTTGATTTACGTACCACCGCACGAGTTCGTATCTTTCGAGATCGCATGGTCGAATTTTTGACTAACGAAATCGACTTATTGGAAGGGCGTAAACCAAAGATCAATTCATGGAGTTGA
- a CDS encoding glycine zipper 2TM domain-containing protein has protein sequence MSRVGMFAVLGLLFSSATLADHGHGHGHHHGHGHGHGHHHHHDHYVEVERVYYAEPVVHYAPVPAPAPRYRSYDQRSPQGLVGGVLGSAVGYEMSHGDPLGAGIGAAAGAWMGNGMSR, from the coding sequence ATGTCCAGAGTCGGAATGTTTGCCGTCCTCGGTTTATTGTTTTCTTCCGCCACGCTTGCCGATCATGGCCATGGTCACGGTCATCATCATGGCCATGGCCACGGACATGGCCACCACCATCATCACGATCATTACGTGGAAGTGGAACGGGTTTACTATGCCGAGCCTGTCGTTCACTATGCCCCCGTACCGGCGCCGGCACCGCGTTATCGCAGTTACGATCAACGCTCGCCTCAAGGCTTGGTCGGCGGTGTACTCGGTAGCGCGGTAGGTTATGAAATGAGCCACGGCGATCCGCTGGGCGCCGGCATAGGCGCGGCGGCCGGCGCCTGGATGGGCAACGGCATGAGCCGATAA
- a CDS encoding class I SAM-dependent methyltransferase: protein MAGYVDEVVIPYDRDLGPVLFEHYGADTARRVAEQAPMDVLEIAAGTGIVTRHLRNLLAKEARLTAIDISDSMMDVARQKFQPGEQVIFQNADATALPFDDETFDAVVCQFGIMFFNRDKGFREVYRTLKPGGRYLFRVWDSERYNPFASLSFEVLKQYFPSDTPQFLFDPMSCHQIDPLKEQLIQIGFDPVVISVQRHVYDILDVTAFARALVYTPVIFEIKDRGGIDPEDIVKELAEAFKKEFGSGPTRYPMQAILFETEKPPLII from the coding sequence ATGGCTGGTTATGTTGATGAGGTTGTCATACCGTATGACCGTGATCTTGGCCCGGTGCTGTTTGAGCATTACGGTGCCGATACCGCAAGACGCGTCGCCGAGCAAGCGCCGATGGATGTGTTGGAAATCGCCGCTGGCACCGGCATCGTGACGCGTCACTTGCGTAATTTATTGGCAAAAGAAGCACGCCTGACCGCCATCGATATTAGCGATTCGATGATGGATGTGGCGAGGCAAAAGTTTCAGCCTGGCGAACAGGTAATCTTCCAAAACGCCGATGCCACCGCGTTGCCGTTCGATGACGAAACCTTCGATGCCGTGGTCTGCCAATTCGGCATCATGTTTTTCAACCGGGACAAGGGCTTTCGCGAGGTTTACCGGACCTTGAAGCCGGGCGGCCGTTATCTGTTCCGCGTCTGGGATTCGGAACGCTATAACCCATTTGCCAGTTTGAGTTTCGAAGTTCTCAAGCAATATTTTCCGTCGGATACACCGCAGTTTCTATTCGATCCCATGTCCTGCCATCAAATCGATCCACTCAAAGAGCAGTTGATTCAGATCGGTTTCGATCCAGTCGTTATTTCCGTTCAGCGCCATGTCTATGACATTCTAGATGTGACGGCGTTTGCGCGCGCCCTGGTTTACACACCCGTTATTTTTGAAATCAAGGACCGGGGCGGCATCGATCCCGAGGACATAGTCAAGGAACTGGCTGAGGCGTTCAAAAAAGAATTCGGCTCTGGCCCGACGCGTTACCCGATGCAGGCGATTCTGTTCGAGACGGAAAAGCCCCCGCTTATAATTTAA
- a CDS encoding NUDIX hydrolase: protein MQNELLAVVDEHDVILEHRPRHEIHAQGLRHRAVHILVFDDQGRLLLQKRSMKKDLNKGLWDTSAAGHVDQGESYDACAPRELREELNVTAPLTPLFKLSATPALGMEFIKVYHSQHNGPFEFATEEIDEIRWSSRDEIARRVTENDATLTETFKIIWRHYQEI from the coding sequence ATGCAAAACGAACTGCTTGCCGTCGTCGACGAGCATGACGTCATCCTCGAGCACCGCCCTCGCCACGAAATTCATGCCCAAGGCTTGCGCCATCGTGCCGTGCATATTCTGGTATTCGACGACCAGGGTCGGCTATTGTTGCAAAAGCGCTCGATGAAAAAGGATTTGAACAAGGGCTTATGGGACACATCGGCCGCCGGCCATGTCGACCAGGGCGAAAGCTATGACGCCTGCGCGCCGCGCGAACTGCGGGAGGAACTGAACGTTACGGCGCCACTGACGCCGCTATTCAAGCTATCGGCAACGCCGGCATTGGGCATGGAATTCATTAAAGTCTACCACAGCCAACACAACGGCCCATTTGAATTCGCCACGGAAGAAATCGACGAAATTCGTTGGTCAAGTCGCGATGAAATAGCCCGTCGAGTGACTGAAAACGACGCGACGCTGACCGAGACCTTTAAAATCATCTGGCGCCACTACCAGGAAATTTAA
- a CDS encoding class I SAM-dependent methyltransferase, giving the protein MPNPVCPLCLDAAPVAFYQDKNRDYYRCRRCHLVFVPPAQHLSPDAEKAIYDFHQNQLDDPGYRQFLSRLATPLQEKLSPASSGLDYGCGPGPLLAQMLKRFGHDVEVYDPFYANRPQHLQRRYDFVTCTEVVEHFRQPAQEFERLFGLLQPDGLLGLMTKLVIDAEAFSRWHYKNDLTHVSFFSKTTMQWLAETYHCELEFVGKDVMIFRDQRKGG; this is encoded by the coding sequence ATGCCAAATCCTGTTTGTCCACTTTGTCTCGATGCTGCGCCCGTTGCGTTCTATCAAGACAAAAACCGCGATTATTATCGCTGCCGTCGTTGTCACTTGGTTTTCGTCCCGCCTGCACAACACTTGTCGCCGGATGCCGAAAAAGCCATTTACGACTTTCACCAAAATCAACTAGACGATCCGGGGTATCGGCAATTTTTATCCCGTTTGGCCACGCCATTACAGGAAAAGCTATCTCCGGCCTCAAGCGGTTTGGACTATGGCTGCGGGCCCGGCCCCTTGTTGGCGCAAATGCTGAAAAGGTTTGGCCATGATGTCGAAGTGTATGATCCCTTTTACGCCAACCGTCCCCAGCATTTGCAGCGTCGGTATGATTTTGTCACCTGCACCGAAGTCGTTGAGCACTTCAGACAGCCCGCGCAAGAATTCGAACGCCTTTTCGGCTTACTTCAGCCGGACGGCTTATTGGGCCTGATGACCAAGCTGGTCATCGATGCCGAAGCCTTCAGCCGCTGGCATTATAAAAACGACTTGACGCACGTCAGCTTTTTTTCCAAAACCACAATGCAATGGCTCGCCGAGACTTACCACTGCGAACTCGAGTTCGTCGGCAAGGATGTGATGATTTTTCGTGACCAGCGCAAGGGCGGATAA